From a single Phragmites australis chromosome 7, lpPhrAust1.1, whole genome shotgun sequence genomic region:
- the LOC133923435 gene encoding uncharacterized protein LOC133923435, with amino-acid sequence MTRSMGRRLPIVVAKGKRRPDEPVQAAKFASEAGVIIRAEVPVLTHWKDYKKENDHFDNFLGKLAGWLAINTNDKPTKDACADVLQSGIQQTWYMLKQAYFNGVPANEIRTTSPVHSMTDEQWRELVAKWSNPKSMEISEQNKRNCLKVKYHQAMGSRSYVAHLHAYREKNKDAELHAMDVFKDCHTSKTKGLSDAAKDAISTMQTMMAEPVADGEAPRSSAEVISKVLTQDSFNSSFLKNAGLQTSSTKLVTSTERALREELAVEKQSSVVLHEEVDTLKKKAQLADEALAKTQREFTEFRQQ; translated from the exons ATGACTAGATCTATGGGAAGAAGATTGCCCATAGTTGTTGCCAAGGGGAAGAGAAGGCCAGATGAACCTGTGCAAGCTGCCAAGTTCGCATCAGAGGCTGGTGTTATCATTAGGGCTGAAGTTCCTGTCCTCACTCATTGGAAAGATTACAAGAAAGAGAACGACCATTTTGATAACTTCCTAGGCAAATTAGCA GGATGGTTGGCCATTAACACGAATGACAAGCCAACAAAGGATGCATGCGCCGATGTATTGCAGTCTGGGATACAACAGACGTGGTATATGTTGAAGCAGGCCTACTTTAATGGTGTTCCTGCTAATGAGATCAGAACTACCTCTCCTGTCCATAGCATGACTGATGAACAGTGGAGAGAACTTGTTGCAAAGTGGTCAAATCCAAAGAGCATG GAAATCTCTGAACAGAACAAGCGAAACTGCCTTAAAGTCAAGTATCATCAGGCTATGGGATCTCGCAGCTATGTTGCGCACTTGCACGCATAT AGGGAGAAGAACAAGGATGCAGAGCTTCATGCGATGGATGTCTTCAAGGACTGCCATACTAGCAAGACAAAGGGTCTGAGTGACGCTGCAAAAGATGCAATT TCTACTATGCAAACTATGATGGCAGAACCTGTTGCTGATGGTGAGGCACCAAGATCTAGTGCAGAGGTCATTTCCAAGGTTCTCACCCAGGACAGCTTCAACAGCTCATTTTTGAAGAATGCTGGGCTACAGACGAGCTCCACGAAATTAGTGACATCGACTGAAAGAGCACTTCGGGAAGAACTTGCAGTCGAAAAGCAAAGTTCAGTTGTTCTCCATGAAGAAGTCGACACACTAAAGAAGAAAGCTCAACTTGCAGATGAAGCGCTGGCGAAGACCCAAAGGGAGTTCACGGAATTCAGGCAACAGTAG